Proteins encoded within one genomic window of Tidjanibacter massiliensis:
- a CDS encoding cupin domain-containing protein, with amino-acid sequence MKQIEKIAAGANFNAVSVGKSDELNDYVMELGSGVKIPGKVFGGTAVQATGSEFSFQSFMPGTESSFLHIHRNHEELYFFLSGSGEFQVDGQVFPVSEGSVVRVAPAGKRSVRNNGTRPLVMLCVQYKSGTFTAEDAADGIILQEPVQW; translated from the coding sequence ATGAAACAAATCGAAAAGATTGCGGCTGGAGCGAACTTCAACGCAGTCAGCGTAGGGAAATCAGACGAACTGAACGACTATGTTATGGAACTCGGTTCCGGAGTGAAAATTCCCGGAAAGGTGTTCGGCGGCACAGCCGTACAGGCCACCGGCAGCGAATTCTCTTTCCAATCGTTCATGCCCGGAACGGAAAGCAGTTTCCTGCATATCCACCGAAATCACGAGGAACTCTACTTCTTCCTCAGCGGGTCGGGCGAATTCCAGGTGGACGGGCAGGTCTTCCCCGTATCCGAAGGGAGTGTCGTGCGGGTTGCCCCGGCAGGAAAGCGCTCGGTACGCAACAACGGCACCCGGCCGCTCGTCATGCTCTGCGTGCAGTACAAAAGCGGCACTTTCACCGCCGAAGATGCCGCCGACGGCATCATACTGCAGGAACCTGTTCAGTGGTGA
- a CDS encoding glutamine--tRNA ligase/YqeY domain fusion protein: protein MATNDNGTAGRERPLNFLEEIIEDHINSVDGRIHTRFPPEPNGYLHIGHAKSICLNFGLAERYGGLCNLRFDDTNPVKEDVEYVDSIKEDIRWLGFRWAEEHYASDYFEQLYAWAVQLIKQGLAYVDDQSQEEIRQTRGTVTVPGTESPWRNRSVEENLDLFARMRAGEFPDGEKVLRAKIDMAHPNMLLRDPIMYRILHTEHHRTGDKWCIYPMYDYAHGQSDSIEKITHSICTLEFDVHRPLYDWFIEKLGIFPSHQYEFARLNLTYTVMSKRKLLQLVENKIVNGWDDPRMPTISAIRRKGYTPAAVRAFAERVGVAKRDNVIDLSLLEFCVREDLNKTAERRMAVLDPLKVTIINYPEGKTEMFEAVNNPEDASAGTRPVPFSREIYIERTDFMEEPPKKYYRLAPGTEVRLRYSYLIKCEEVVKDNAGNVVELRCTYDPQSGNGSSSDGRRVKGVIHWVSVPHARAAEVRLYSNLFTKEDPNDVEEGKTFLDYLNPDSVVVRTGYVEPSLAQAAVGEKFQFERVGYFCVDPDSRPERMVFNRTVGLKDTWAKIADK, encoded by the coding sequence ATGGCAACGAACGACAACGGGACGGCCGGCCGGGAACGTCCCCTCAATTTTCTGGAAGAGATAATAGAAGACCATATCAACAGTGTGGACGGGAGAATTCATACCCGTTTCCCGCCGGAACCCAACGGCTACCTGCATATAGGCCATGCCAAGAGCATCTGCCTTAATTTCGGTCTTGCGGAGCGGTACGGAGGATTGTGCAACCTCCGTTTCGACGATACCAATCCCGTTAAGGAGGATGTGGAGTATGTCGATTCCATCAAGGAGGATATCCGGTGGCTCGGTTTCCGGTGGGCCGAAGAGCATTATGCCTCGGACTATTTCGAGCAGCTCTACGCATGGGCCGTACAGTTGATTAAGCAGGGATTGGCCTATGTGGACGACCAGTCGCAGGAAGAGATACGTCAGACACGCGGTACGGTGACCGTGCCCGGTACCGAGAGTCCGTGGCGCAACCGCAGTGTGGAGGAGAATCTTGACCTTTTCGCCCGCATGCGGGCCGGCGAATTCCCCGACGGAGAGAAGGTGCTCCGTGCCAAGATTGACATGGCGCACCCGAACATGCTGCTGCGCGACCCCATTATGTACCGTATCCTGCATACCGAACACCACCGTACCGGCGATAAATGGTGCATCTATCCTATGTACGACTATGCGCATGGGCAGAGCGATTCCATAGAGAAGATAACCCACTCCATCTGTACGCTGGAGTTCGACGTGCACCGTCCGCTTTACGATTGGTTCATCGAGAAACTCGGAATCTTTCCCAGCCATCAGTACGAATTCGCCCGGCTCAACCTTACCTATACGGTAATGAGCAAGCGCAAGTTGTTGCAATTAGTTGAAAATAAAATAGTTAATGGATGGGATGACCCTCGTATGCCTACCATTTCCGCTATTCGGCGCAAAGGATATACCCCGGCTGCCGTGCGGGCTTTTGCCGAGCGGGTGGGTGTGGCGAAACGGGATAATGTCATCGACCTTTCGCTGCTTGAGTTCTGTGTCCGGGAGGACCTGAACAAAACGGCCGAACGACGAATGGCGGTACTCGACCCTTTGAAGGTTACCATTATTAACTATCCCGAAGGGAAGACCGAAATGTTCGAGGCTGTCAATAATCCGGAGGATGCTTCGGCGGGAACACGGCCGGTACCCTTCTCGCGCGAGATATATATCGAGCGTACCGATTTCATGGAGGAGCCGCCTAAGAAGTATTACCGTCTCGCACCCGGTACCGAAGTACGGCTGCGTTACTCCTATCTTATTAAATGCGAGGAGGTTGTTAAAGACAATGCAGGCAATGTTGTGGAGTTGAGGTGTACTTACGACCCCCAGTCGGGCAACGGTTCTTCTTCTGATGGACGCAGGGTGAAGGGGGTCATCCATTGGGTGTCTGTTCCCCATGCCCGGGCAGCAGAAGTACGGCTCTACTCCAATCTCTTCACCAAGGAAGACCCTAATGATGTAGAGGAGGGTAAGACTTTTCTCGATTATCTCAATCCGGATTCTGTTGTGGTTCGGACGGGATACGTCGAACCCTCATTGGCACAGGCTGCCGTGGGCGAGAAGTTCCAGTTTGAGCGTGTCGGCTATTTCTGTGTGGACCCTGATTCCCGTCCGGAGCGGATGGTATTCAACCGTACAGTCGGATTGAAAGATACATGGGCTAAAATAGCGGATAAATAG